From the genome of Adhaeribacter pallidiroseus:
TGTATATATATTCACTTTCTAATACAAACACAGTCAGGAAAATAATTTTTTTTAAAATTTAGATAATCATTCCTCCATCTATAGTGCAGATAACCGGAACAACTCCGTTTATCCGTTAGTTGGGCGTAATAGAAAGAGTCAGGATTAGAAGATGAATATAGGATACTTACTAATAATAAACATGTATGAGCGGAGATGATTTTTTAGGAATAGTTTTAAGTGGCTTTATATTAGTAGGATATTACAGTGTAGCAGGATTAGCTTATGCAATAATGCTTTTTAATCCCAAAAGGTATATTCTTGTTGACTTATTTAGTTATTTAATATGTTTGATAGCAATCCTTATCTCATATTATCAATGGCTATCAAGTATTCAGTTTCCCCTCTATCAAATTTCTTTGTGGCTACTAATTGTTATACCTTTCTTCTTAATCATATTTAAAAATATAAGGGACAGAATTTTAAAGCATAGGAATAATTCTACAATTGATTAAATAAAAGAATAAAAATAATTACTCCGCCCAATCGAGTAGACGGCCCCACCAGTGTTGGCTGATGGGGAGCGCCTCTCACACCACTGTACGTACGGGTCTCGTATACAGCGGTTCGTTAAGTTGGGGGGCTACTTGTTTGTAGTAATCGAACAACGATTCATAACCTTTCTTGACCAACCGTTTCAGCGTGATAGTGGTCACCAGGATGGGGCTTTGCGCTACTGCCCAGCCCCCTTTCCGGGTCTGGCTCCAGGCATAGGCTTCCCCTTTTGAGACGCCTAATCGGATCAGGTTCTTTCTTTTCCGCTCGGGTTTCTTCCAGTCGTGCCAGATGCAATGGCGCAGCCGGTTTCTGAGCCAACTATCCACTTGCTTTAACTTCCCCTGAATGCTGGCTAGACGAAAGTAGTTTACCCAGCCTCGCTGCACTTCCTTGAGTTGCTGAACGCGCTGCTCAAAGGCACTGGGCGTGGTCTTGCGGGTAATCCCTTTCAGGTTCTGCTTCAGCCTGGCCCAAGCCTTTTCTGCTACCACCAACTGGTATTTACCTTTCTCCCCTTTCCGGTAAGTGGGTACAAACCGGTAGCCTAGTATCTGAAAATCTACGGGTCGTCTAATGCCGCTCTTTTCCCGGTTGATGGGTAGCCTTAGCTTATTCTTCAGGAACAGGAAAAGGTTGTTGCCCACCTGCCGGGCCTCCGACTCACTTTTGGTATAAACACTAAAGTCATCGGCATAGCGCACGTACCGCAAGCCTTGCTTTTCCAACTCTTTATCCAGCTCGTGAAGCAGAATATTGGAGAGCAGCGGACTCAACGGACTGCCCTGTGGTACCCCTTTCCGGCGTTTGGTTAACTTTCCCCCAATAAGGATAGGGGCCCGAAGCCATTTGCGGATCAGGCGCAGCGTGAGCGGGCATTTTACTTTCTGGTATACCAGTTGCAGGAGCAGGCAGTGCTCTACTTCATCAAAGAAGCTTTTCAGGTCCATATCGACAATATGCTGATAGCCTTCATTAATGTTCTTCTGGGCTTGCCACACCGCCTGATGGGCGTTGCGGTTGGGCCGGAAGCCGTAGCTGTACTCTTTGAACTCCAGCTCGAAAAGCGGGGCTATGGCTTGGTTGACTGCTTGTTGTAGCAGCCGGTCGGTTACGGTAGGAATGCCTAACCGGCGCTTCTGGCCGTTGCTCTTAGGTATTTCTACCCCTAAGATGGGTAGAGGAAAGTACTGGCTGCTCCGGATAGCCGTAACTAAGGCCTCCTGATTTACTTGCAGATGCCCAGCTAGTTCAAGTACGGACATACCGTCTACGCCGGCTGCCCCTTGGTTAGCCTGCACTTGCCGGTAGGCTAGCAGCAGGTTGCCCCGGTGCAATACTTTCTCAATCATCCTACTTTCTACTTTATCTGTAATCCCTGTTCCGCTTACGCTAAGGCTGGCCAGGCCTCCTTACCACATTTGGAACAACTTCACGTTCGGCCCTTCGTCATCTTGTGAGACCTCCGCAGCGCTTACGGCTCGTTTCCTGATGGCTACTATGGCTTCTGCTGACTTCTCTCTTACCAACCCGTGGCCGAGAGACCTCCCCAGGTAAGAGCATATTCCTTCCTCCGATTCCTGGTACATCTACCCACTAGTACTTGTTGGTCAGGAGCTTTGCAAAGAGGTGCTTGCTTACCCGCACTAATGGGCCTCTTATGTACTTTCTGTTCGTCAGTACCGGATTTTGTAGTCCCGCTTTCTTCCCTGCTTATCTCACGATAAACCAGCTTGCGGCTTACTAACAGGCTGCACCAACTCGCCTGTAAGGGTCTTGCACCCTCTGGAATAATTTGGTACCTTTCAGTACCAGATGCCCATACTGGGCGCACACCACACCTAAAAATCACTAAAGCGCTTTTTAGCTAAAGAGCGTTGCAAGTAACTTTAAAAAACAAAGATAGGATTCAGATAGCAGAAGAATTGATAATCGAGCTAGAACTATACTCCCGGGTACAGAAGTCCGCTTTTGTATAGCTTGCTGGTAACTTTTTAATTTGCTTAATGCCTGCTGCAAACAAAAGCTACTTTCGACTGTTTTCTGGCCGACGGTCGGGAGGGAGGATTTCAGTTACTCTTAAATTTTGAACAAGCCGTTGAGGTTATCTACTAGCTTCCGGTTTAAACCCATGAAAAAATAACGGCCCCTTACCGAAAGCTGTTTGCTTAAAAGCCTCTACTTTTTAGCTGCCCGGCGGCACCTTACCGTATACTCCTTCGATTTACTAACCAATTAAGCATGGCAGCTACAATTCTTATAACGGGCGCTACCGGCCACATTGGCCACCGCGTTGCCGAACTTTTACCCAATCAACCGTTGCGGTTAATGAGCCGCCAACCCGACAAATTAGCCCATTTTACCCAGGCCGAAAAAGTAGCTGGGGACTATCAGGATCGGGCAGCCCTGGAAAAAGCTTTTCGTGATATAGCCATTGCTTTTGTGATTTCGGGTTATGCGCCGCCGGGTATTCGCGCATCGCTGCATAAAAACGCCATAAGCGCGGCGGTGTTAGCCGGAGTGCGGCACATCGTTTATCTTTCGTTTCAGGGAGCTTCGCCGGTGAGTAAGTTTCCCATGTCCCAGGACCATTATCAGACGGAAGAATTTATTAAACAAAGCGGCTTATCCTATACCATACTCCGCGATAGCTTTTACATGGATTTAATTCCGGAGATGTTCGGGGAGCAGCGCCTGATGAAAGGACCAGGCGGACAAGGGCAGGTAGCCTGGATTGCCCGGGAAGATGTAGCCCGCACCGTGGCTCAGGTACTGCGGGACCCGTTTGCTTACTCGGGAACCTACGATTTGACCGGGCCGGAAGCCCTGACGCTAACGCAAACGGCCGAACGACTTACCCACCTAACCGGAAAAGAGTACCGCTACCAGCCGGAAACCATTACGCAGGGCATACGCTGGCGCAACGACTTAGGCGCTCCCACCTGGGAAGTAGCCACCTGGATTGGCTCTTACCTGGCCATTGCGGCCGGCGAAGTGGCACCGGTGAGCTCCGCGGTAGCGCAAATTACAGGACAGAAGCCTTTATCTTTAGAAGCATACTTTAGTAAACATCCTGAAATTATAACTTAAACCACGAATAGATTTATAGTAAAATTTAAAAAATAAGAGCTTACGAAAAGAAGTAAATATTACTCCAAGGCAAGAGCCACATTAAGACTTCTTCTTTATTCAAAAACGTTTTTATTTCTAACGGATTGTTATCCGGTGGGTTTGTTTCTACCGCCAATTGAATCTGGAAAACATCTAATGCCGCAAAAGTAGTTTGACTGATTACATAAGCAAAGCGCACTTTTTTTCTGCGCAAATAAAGGTACTATCTCGCGCGTCAGCCAATTCTGGTCGGCCATTTCCAGATAAGCCCGCTGCCGCACATTAAATAACGCTTTGTTTATGTTATTAGCCAAGGCATAATCAACTACTTGTTGTAGTTGCTCCCGAAATTGGCTACTGGTAGGTTGCCGCAACCAGGTAGTTTGCAAAAATCGTAACTCCTGATCTACTTCCAGCTTAATGTACTCATTCGAAAAGACCAAGGTTAAGTTCATTTACTTATAAGTTAATCGGTTTTACATAAAACCAGGGGTAATGGGCTATAAATAAAATCTGAATTTGGCTTTTATATTTATCTTACTTAAAAGCTGCTTTAATACTACTGTACGGAGAGGTATTAAAAGAAAGTAATCTTAAAATTTTAAATTTTCAATAAATCAACCCTCCTCAAGGAATCAAAATTTAAAAATTTAAAAAAAACTAAAATTTTTTGTATTTTTTTTAATTTTAAACTACTATCTAATTTAAAGATCGTATATTAATATTCTACAAAGTTCACTTCCACGATTCCTAATTTATTGGTTGTTTATGTTTATACCAGATAGCTTGGCCGCACCATAATAGTCCAGCTAATATACTCGGATGATACCATAATGCGCCTAAATTAAGATCAGTATGCTTATTTTCACCCACAACAATATGGAATTGGAGTACCATCCGGCACTAAAGTTAGCCGAAATTAGATGGGTGGGCATTTTACACCTGCAGGACTTGGCTTTACTGTGGTTAAAAACAGTTGCCGAAATTGATAAGTACGAAATAGAGTTGATTTTACTGGATGCCTCTAATGTGGCGGTAGAGAACAGTCCGCAAATAGACGGTGAAATGATTAAAAAGTATTTTTCAGAAAATTTCCCCATACCAGCCGTAAAAAAAATTGCCCGCGTGTCGGCCGGTGCTCCCACCTACGACGCGCAAATGGCCGGTATCTATCAAAAGTTCTTAGAACAAAATAACTCCACCTCGGTATTTGCTAATTTCCACCATCACTATGAGGCGATGGATTGGTTAACTGACCATGCCTAGTTTCTGCTTATTGGTTTATAAGTACCTAAAACCAGAAAATCTTAAAAAGTAGAAAGAACGAACGGCTTGCGTGGTATTTACTATTTACATATTATTTGCCAAAACTAACTAATTCCATTTAGGTGCGTTTACTGGTTTAAACACTAACAAAGAATAAAACTATGTTCGATCAAATTTTAGATTTAGTAAAACAGCAGGTGGGCAGCAATCCGCAAGTAGCCGCGGCTATACCCGCGGGCCAGGAAGATGCCGTTCACAACGAAATTGCCCACCACGTTACCCAGGGTTTAGCGAGTCAAGCGACTGCCCAAGGTGGAGTTGGCGGATTACTTTCCATGTTACAAGGGGGAATAGCTTCGGGCAACCCAATCACCAGCGCTATTGAAGGGGGCCTGGCCAGTAGCTTAGGCAGCAAGTTTGGTTTGCCCCCGGCGGCTACGGGTGCCATTGCGGCCGCGTTGCCCGGCTTACTTCAAAGATTTTCCAGCAAAGCCGCTGACCCCAATGACTCCAGCATTACGCCAGATAGTATTTCGCATTCGCTGTCTAACTTAGGCGG
Proteins encoded in this window:
- the ltrA gene encoding group II intron reverse transcriptase/maturase, whose amino-acid sequence is MIEKVLHRGNLLLAYRQVQANQGAAGVDGMSVLELAGHLQVNQEALVTAIRSSQYFPLPILGVEIPKSNGQKRRLGIPTVTDRLLQQAVNQAIAPLFELEFKEYSYGFRPNRNAHQAVWQAQKNINEGYQHIVDMDLKSFFDEVEHCLLLQLVYQKVKCPLTLRLIRKWLRAPILIGGKLTKRRKGVPQGSPLSPLLSNILLHELDKELEKQGLRYVRYADDFSVYTKSESEARQVGNNLFLFLKNKLRLPINREKSGIRRPVDFQILGYRFVPTYRKGEKGKYQLVVAEKAWARLKQNLKGITRKTTPSAFEQRVQQLKEVQRGWVNYFRLASIQGKLKQVDSWLRNRLRHCIWHDWKKPERKRKNLIRLGVSKGEAYAWSQTRKGGWAVAQSPILVTTITLKRLVKKGYESLFDYYKQVAPQLNEPLYTRPVRTVV
- a CDS encoding SDR family oxidoreductase, whose translation is MAATILITGATGHIGHRVAELLPNQPLRLMSRQPDKLAHFTQAEKVAGDYQDRAALEKAFRDIAIAFVISGYAPPGIRASLHKNAISAAVLAGVRHIVYLSFQGASPVSKFPMSQDHYQTEEFIKQSGLSYTILRDSFYMDLIPEMFGEQRLMKGPGGQGQVAWIAREDVARTVAQVLRDPFAYSGTYDLTGPEALTLTQTAERLTHLTGKEYRYQPETITQGIRWRNDLGAPTWEVATWIGSYLAIAAGEVAPVSSAVAQITGQKPLSLEAYFSKHPEIIT